ATCCTAGTGAAATTAAGGATGAAGAGATTAATGAAAATATTGGGCTAAATATTTTAGACTAAAGTGCTAATACTACTTACAAAGGAGGAGATGGAATGACTAATATTAACTGCTCTGAATATTGTAAGCATGAAAGAAATGGTAAATGCTCTCTAACCCACATAACGCTTTCATCAAGCTATATAGGTTATGATTCTAATTGTGCCTATTTCCATCCAATTAATACTCCTCCTAACATAACATAAATACTTTTACTCTCTAAAAACACCTAAATTTAAATAAAGAGGCTAGGCTAAAATATATACTTTGCCATAGCCTCTTTATTTATAATAAGTATTAATTATTTTTCTTTCTGCGCTTTATAGAATGTTATATGTCCAAGAGGTGATTTATATACACCCTTTACCTTAGGATTAATACATACTACATCAGTATAGTAGTAAATTGGAATAACAGGCATATCATTTAATATAATTGATTCAATCTTATGATAAGCCTCAAATCTCTTAGATTCATCTAACTCTGAAGAAGCCTTTTTAAATAATTTATCAACTTCTGGATTTGAGTATCCAGTTTCATTATTTTCTCCATTTGTTTCAAACAAACTTAAGAATGTTGACGGATCTCTATAGTCAGCTACCCATCCCTTTCTGGCCATTGTATAGTCTTTGCTTTTTAGTTTATCTAGGAATACCTTCCACTCCTCACTAACAAGCTTTATGTCAATGTTAAGATTCTTCTTCCACATTTCCTGAGTAGTCTTTGCTATCTCTTCATGATTTCCTCCCTTATTATACATAAGCTCTATTTGAGGAAAACCTTGACCATTAGGATAACCAGCTTCAGCAAGTAATTTCTTTGCTTCAGCTACATTACCTTCTAATTTAAAGTACTCTTTATCCTTAAAATCTTTACCTTTGCTATCCTTAATTCCTGGAGGAACTATACTACTAGCAGCTTTTTCTACACCTTTGCTTACTGTTTCAACAATTTCTTTTCTATCTATTGCAAGGGCAAGTGCACGTCTTACATTAGGATTATTCATAGCAGCATATGCCTTAGGATCTTTTTGCTTCATCTTATCTGAAAGGTTAAACATATACATATATGTACCTAGGTTTTGGTACTTTTTTGCTGTACCATTCTTTAGAAGGCTAGGTATTTCTTGTGCAGGTGGATTTTCTATGTAGTCAAGCTCCCCTTTTTTAAATGCATCAAAAGCCTTAGTAGGTTCTGCTATCATTTTAACTTCTAATTTATCTAACTTAACAGCATCCTTATTCCAATAACTTTTGTTCTTTTCATATATCATTATCTCCTTCGCTCTCCACTCTGTAAGATTCAAAGGACCATTTGAAATATAAGTTTCAGGTCTATTTGACCATTCTGGATTTTTTGCAACGTCTTCTCTAATTGGCATAAAGGCTCCTAAAGCGGTAAGCTCTAAAAAGTATGGTGTTGGATTTGTAAGAGTTATCTTCATCTTGAAGTCATCTACAACATTAATTCCTACAACTTCCTTTGCCTTACCTTCAAAGTATTCTTTTGCTCCCTTAATGCACATCATATATCCTGAGTAAGGAGAAGCGGTTTTTTTATTTAATACTCTTTTCCATGCAAATTGAAAGTCTTTAGCATTAACAACCATACCATCTGACCATCTTGCATTATTTCTTAATTCAAAGGTGTACTCCTTACCGTCAGGTGATACCTTCCAACTCTTTGCAATTCCTGGCTTAGGCTTTTGATTTTCATCTAGTCTTACTAGCCCCTCAAATGCATTTTCAATAAGAGTTGCCATATACATTGAATTATTAATAGCTGGATCGATACTTCCCTCTTGTTCCTCAATATTGAAAACAATCTTATTTTCAGAAGAAGATTTACCGCAGCTCGAAAGTCCTGTAACCATTAGTACTGCTGTTAGCCCTATAGCTAAAGCTTTAGAAAGCTTTTTCATTAGCATCTTAATTCCTCCCTAAATTATTTAGTGATTAAACATTATTTATATCATTTCCCAAAAAGCCCTTTTTTATAGGAAAGTATTTCTTTAAATTATAAAAAGGATATAAAAGCAACATTTTTCAAATTGCTCTTATATCCTTTTTCTAGTAAACTTCTAATATTAAAAACACTAAAAGTACTCCTCCAAATAGGAAAGAAAATATACCATGTGTTTTACCTTTTTTATCACTTAAACTAATTATCGAGGTAGTACCCCATAGAAAAAATGTTATAGCAAGACTAATTTCAAGTGGCATAAAGTTTGAAAAACGTGATAACCAGTTACTCCAGGCTATTCCAAATACCACTATAGTCGTAAAAATTGATATAACAAAGGTTACAATCATCATTATCCATGTTAAGAAGTCAAATAGCCTTCTTGCATAGGTTACACAGTTTATTGAATTATTCATTTATAAGCACCTCAAACTCATCTTCACTTAGAACCTTAACACCAAGGTCCTGAGCTTTTTTTAGTTTACTTCCAGCTTCATTTCCAGCTAAAAGATATGAGGTTTTCTTAGAAACACTAGAAGATACCTTCCCTCCAAGTGATTCTATTATTTCTGCTGCTTCATTTCTTGAATACTTTTCAAGTGTTCCTGTTAATACAAATACTTTACCTTCAAATGATTTAACCTTACTATCACCTAGGTCATCTTTTTCTTCTATTTTAAAGCTTACTCCAGCATCTTCTAGCTTCTTTAGAACCTTTTTATTTTGTTCATCCTTAAAGAAGTCTATTATACTCTCAGCCATCTTACTTCCTATTTCCTCAACTTCCAAAAGCTGTTCATATGTAGCCCTTTCTAGATTATCAATAGATTTAAAATGACTTGCAAGAGTTTTAGCAGCCTTAGAGCCAATAAACCTAATACCTAGAGCAAAAATAAGTTTACTAATATGATTAGTCTTTGTCTTCTCTATTGAATCTAGTAGTTTTTCTACTGATTTTTTTCCCATTCTAGGAAGTGATAATAACTTCTCAGGGTCTAGATAATAAATATCCGCTGCATCATCTAAAAGTTCATTATCCATTAATAAATCAATTACCCTTGGTCCCATTCCTTCTATATTCATAGCATCCCTTGATGCAAAGTGAATTATATTTCTTTTTAGTTGTGCAGGACAGCTAATATTAATACATTTAATGGCAGCTTCTCCTTGAAGCCTTACCGCTTCTTCACCACATTCTGGACAAGAGGTAGGCATTTTAAATTCCCTTTCACTTCCATCCCTATCTTCAAATACAACCTCAACAACCTCAGGGATTATCTCACCAGCTTTTTGGACTATAACAGTATCGCCTATCTTAATGTCTTTTTCTTTTATGTAATCTTCATTGTGCAAAACAGCCCTTGATATAGTGCTACCTGATACAAGTACAGGCTCAAGAATTGCTGTAGGTGTTATTGCACCGGTTCTTCCAACCTTAACTTCTATATCAATTACCTTTGTTTTTTTCTTTTCTGCAGGGAACTTATAGGCTGCTGCCCATCTTGGGAACTTTGCTGTATCCCCTAAAACTTCTCTAGACTTTATGTTATCTACTTTAATTACCACTCCATCTATTTCAAATGGTATGTCTTGTCTTATTTCTGCAATTCCATTAATAGCATCTATAACTTCTTCAATGCTACCGCATACTTTTCTATTTGGACTTACTTTGAAACCTAATTCATTAAGATAGTTAAGTCCATCCTCATGACTTATAAATTCCTCGCCACCATATCTTTGAATATTAAAAATAAATACATTTAATCTTCTTTCTGCTGTTATCTTAGAATCTAATTGTCTAAGTGACCCTGCTGCTGCATTTCTAGGGTTCGCAAATAATGGCTCTCCAGCCTCTTCTCTCTTTGAGTTTAAGATTTCAAAGTCTTTCTTCGGAATATATACTTCTCCTCTAACTTCCAAAAGATTCTTATCCTGTATTTCTAGAGGAATGCTCTTTATTGTTTTTAGATTCTCTGTTACATTTTCTCCCTTTAATCCATCTCCTCTTGTGGCTCCTTGAATAAATTGTCCATTTTCATATAGAAGTGATACTGAAAGTCCATCTATTTTAAGTTCAACAACATAGCTAACCTCATCTACTACTCCTCCAACTCTTTTGTCAAAGTCACGAAGTTCTTCAAAGCTAAAAACATCTTGTAGACTAAGCATTGGAACACTATGATTTACACTTAAAAACTCTTTTAAAACAGCTCCTCCAACTCTTACAGTTGGAGAAGTTGCTGACTTGTACTCAGGATTTTCCTCTTCTAGTTTTTTAAGCTGCCTCATTAGATCATCATATTCAAAGTCGCTAATAGAAGGATTATCTAATACATAATATTTATAATTATGACTTTCTATCTCTTTTCTTAGAGACTCAATTTTATCCTTTATATTTTCCACCTTTTTTCACCTCATTAAAGTATCTCTATAGGTGCTGATCCTAAAAGTAAATTCTTAAGCCCAGCTGACTCAAAATGTACCGTAATTTGAGTGTCTCCTCCAGAAGGCCTTGTTGATATAACTAGCCCCTTACCGAATACCTTATGCTTTATCTTAATTCCTGCCTTAATCTCTGACTTACCTATGGTGTTCATTTTCTTGTTTTCCATAACAGGCATTTCAACTTTAGAATAAATATTTCTATTAGCTGCTTTTACTTTTGGAGCTTGGGCCTCATGATTATACACTCTATTAAAGCTTTCCCTAGGTTTAGGACTTATATCCTGAATAATATCCTCTGGGATCTCCTCTACAAATGATGAAGGAGCATTAAATGTAGTTCTACCAAATAGAAGTCTTTGTCTTGCACATGTTAAATAAAGGTGCTTTTTAGCTCTTGTTATACCAACATAGCAAAGTCTTCTTTCCTCTTCCATTTCCTCCTCATCTTCTTGAGCTCTAAAGTGAGGGAACACCCCTTCTTCAAATCCAGCTATAAAAACAACAGGAAACTCTAGTCCCTTAGCGGTATGAAGAGTCATAAGTGTTACACGGGAATCGTCATTTATATTATCTTGGTCTGATACTAGTGCTATTTTTTCTAGGAATGCTGCAAGTGACTTGTCCTCTTCATCACTAGATTCAAATTCAACAGCTGCAGAGTAGAATTCCTCAACGTTTTGAATTCTATCAATCTTGTCCTTATCCTGTTCTTTTCTAAGCTCTTCTATATAATCTGTCTTATCTAAAATCTCACGAATAATCTCTGATACACTCATTGTTTCCTTTGACATAATCAAAGTATTCATTATACCTATAAACTTTACAATTGAGTTTGATGCTCTTTTTGTTAGTGTACTTATTTCTTCGATATCAAGCATTGCTGAATATAAACTTACATCTTGAGATGCTGCAAATTCTTTAATCTTATCAAGACTTGAATCACCTATACCTCTTTTTGGTACATTAACTATTCTATCAAGACTTACAGAATCCGCTGGGTTATTAATAACTCTAAGGTAAGCAATTACATCCTTAACTTCTTTTCTATCATAGAACTTAAGTCCTCCAATTAACTTGTATGGAATTCCCTTATTCATAAGACTTTCTTCTATAATACGGCTCATTGCATTTGTTCTATATAAAATAGCAAAATCCTTAGCAGAATATCCCTCATTAATATTAGTCTGCACTGTTTCTGCGATGAATCCTGATTCTTCCCTGTCACTATTTCCCTTAAAGAACTTAATAGATTCTCCTATTTCATTTTCAGTCCATAACTTTTTATTTTTTCTGTTTTCATTATTAGCAATAACACAATTAGCAGCGTCTAAAATTCTTTTAGTACATCTATAGTTTTGTTCAAGCTTAATAATTTTAGTATTATCATAATCTTTTTCAAACTCTAGAATATTTCTAATATCTGCTCCTCTCCAGCCGTATATAGACTGATCATCGTCTCCTACAACACATAAATTCTTATGCGCAGACGCTAATATCTTAATAAGATTATACTGTGCACCATTTGTATCTTGATACTCGTCAACTAATATATAGTTAAACTTTCTGTGATAATATGAAAGTATATCCTCATTATCCATTAAAAGCTTAACTGTTTTCATAATAATATCATCAAAATCTAGTGCATTATTATTTTCTAGCTTCTTTTGATATCTTTCATAAACTTCAACTAAATTTTTCTTCTCGAACTTATTCATATTATCTCTTTTAAAGCTTTGCCAATCTATAAGGTTGTCCTTTAAATTACCAATGCTTGATAGCATACTCTTTGGTGGGAATTGCTTTTCATCTATATTAAGCTCTTTTAAACACTCCTTAACAAGTTTTTCTTGGTCTGAAGTGTCATAAATAACAAATGATTTATCGTATCCTAGCTTATCTATGTGTTGTCTTAAGATTCTAACGCATACTGAGTGAAATGTTCCAACCCATATACTTTTAGCCCTTTCATCTACTAAAGCCTCTATTCTTTCCTTCATTTCCTTTGCTGCTTTATTTGTAAATGTAATAGCTAAAATGTTATCTGGATACACCCCATTATCAATAAGATGGGCTATTCTATATGTTAAAACTCTTGTTTTACCTGAACCTGCACCAGCTAGTATTAATAATGGTCCATTAAGTGTTTCTACTGCTTCCCTTTGACTTGGATTAAGTGTATCTAAATCTATCATATTATCCTCCTTAGTTTCCCATTCTCTTTAAATCATTATAGCACTTAAGTAATAATAGTAAAAACTCGAACATTACATTTTATAGAATTTAATTCCATATTAACCCTAATTCAATTAAATATAAACAAAGTAAAAATAGCGCTTAAGTCTATGACTTAACGCTATTTATTATTTCCGTATAGTTTATCAAAAACTAATTTATATCCTTCACTACCATAGTTTAAGCACCTATTTACTCTACTAATTGTAGCTGTGCTAGCACCAGTAGCCTTTGCAATGTCTATATATGTCTTTCTCTCTCTAAGCATAAGTGCTACCTGCATTCTCTGGGATATAGATGCCATTTCATTAATGGTACATAAATCTTCAAAGAATTTATAGCAATCTTCCTTTGTCTCAAGAGATAAAATCGCTTCAAATAAAAGATCTAACTCTTCATTATTAAGCTTGCTAAAGTGTTTCAACTATACCACCTCGTAACATAAAGTTGATTTATCTATCAATACTTTACATTATTAAACTAGTAAAGTCAATCTTTCTCTACTTAGCACAACTGAATAATGCTTCTAATTCTTCATCTGTAAGCTCTCTATACTCTCCAATTTCAAGTTCTTCATCAAGCTTTAAAGGACCCATCTCTAGTCTTTTTAAGTATGTTACCTTTTTACCTACTGATTCGAACATCCTTTTAACTTGATGGTACTTTCCTTCATATATTACAACTTCTATCTTAGACTTTTCCCCTGCCTCTAAAATAGTAAGCTCAGCTGGCATAGTTTCATATCCATCATCTAAAACTACACCTTTTTTAAATTCCGCTATATCACTTTCAGTAACTTTTCCATCTATATCAGCATAATACTTTTTCGGAACATGGTTTTTAGGTGATAGTAGCCTATGATTAAGGTCTCCATCATTTGTTATAAGTAGAAGTCCCTCTGTATCTTTATCAAGTCTACCTACTGGTGCTGGCTTAAATATTGCATCCTCATACTCTAGTAAATCTATTACTGTTTCAAGATTTCTATCCTCAGTTGCAGAAATTACACCAGGTGGTTTATGCATCATTATATATATGTATTCTCTATAATTTACCCTCTCCCCTGAGATAATTATTTCATCCTCATAGGGATTAACATGGGTAGATGAATCCTTTACAATACTTCCATTAACAGTTACTTCACCTGATTTTGTAATAGCCTTCACTTCTTTTCTCGTACCGTATCCCATATTAGCTAAAACCTTATCTAATCTTTCTCTAGCCATAAATTCCTCCTAAATCAGTGTAATATAACCCTCTTTATCTAAAAATAACAAAACCACAGCAGCTATTGAAAGTCTTGGATATAACCTTGAGACTACTTTTCTAAATGGTAGTGTAGTTTGCTCAAGTCTACATGACTTTGCATAGAAAGCTAGGTTTGACTTCTTATTTATAGAGTCTAAAAGAGCCTTGCTCATTTTCTTCTTATCTGTTAATAATACACTATTTTTTATATAGTCTAAATAGTCTTCTTCATTTAAATTGAAAAGAACCTCATTAATACTTTTTATTATTTCCTTAATAAAGTCTTCTATATTATAAACCTTAATCTTAGGTATATCTAGAAAGTCTGCTGTTATTTCAAGTGATGCCCTAAG
The nucleotide sequence above comes from Clostridium cylindrosporum DSM 605. Encoded proteins:
- a CDS encoding pseudouridine synthase; translation: MARERLDKVLANMGYGTRKEVKAITKSGEVTVNGSIVKDSSTHVNPYEDEIIISGERVNYREYIYIMMHKPPGVISATEDRNLETVIDLLEYEDAIFKPAPVGRLDKDTEGLLLITNDGDLNHRLLSPKNHVPKKYYADIDGKVTESDIAEFKKGVVLDDGYETMPAELTILEAGEKSKIEVVIYEGKYHQVKRMFESVGKKVTYLKRLEMGPLKLDEELEIGEYRELTDEELEALFSCAK
- the ligA gene encoding NAD-dependent DNA ligase LigA; its protein translation is MENIKDKIESLRKEIESHNYKYYVLDNPSISDFEYDDLMRQLKKLEEENPEYKSATSPTVRVGGAVLKEFLSVNHSVPMLSLQDVFSFEELRDFDKRVGGVVDEVSYVVELKIDGLSVSLLYENGQFIQGATRGDGLKGENVTENLKTIKSIPLEIQDKNLLEVRGEVYIPKKDFEILNSKREEAGEPLFANPRNAAAGSLRQLDSKITAERRLNVFIFNIQRYGGEEFISHEDGLNYLNELGFKVSPNRKVCGSIEEVIDAINGIAEIRQDIPFEIDGVVIKVDNIKSREVLGDTAKFPRWAAAYKFPAEKKKTKVIDIEVKVGRTGAITPTAILEPVLVSGSTISRAVLHNEDYIKEKDIKIGDTVIVQKAGEIIPEVVEVVFEDRDGSEREFKMPTSCPECGEEAVRLQGEAAIKCINISCPAQLKRNIIHFASRDAMNIEGMGPRVIDLLMDNELLDDAADIYYLDPEKLLSLPRMGKKSVEKLLDSIEKTKTNHISKLIFALGIRFIGSKAAKTLASHFKSIDNLERATYEQLLEVEEIGSKMAESIIDFFKDEQNKKVLKKLEDAGVSFKIEEKDDLGDSKVKSFEGKVFVLTGTLEKYSRNEAAEIIESLGGKVSSSVSKKTSYLLAGNEAGSKLKKAQDLGVKVLSEDEFEVLINE
- a CDS encoding peptide ABC transporter substrate-binding protein, giving the protein MLMKKLSKALAIGLTAVLMVTGLSSCGKSSSENKIVFNIEEQEGSIDPAINNSMYMATLIENAFEGLVRLDENQKPKPGIAKSWKVSPDGKEYTFELRNNARWSDGMVVNAKDFQFAWKRVLNKKTASPYSGYMMCIKGAKEYFEGKAKEVVGINVVDDFKMKITLTNPTPYFLELTALGAFMPIREDVAKNPEWSNRPETYISNGPLNLTEWRAKEIMIYEKNKSYWNKDAVKLDKLEVKMIAEPTKAFDAFKKGELDYIENPPAQEIPSLLKNGTAKKYQNLGTYMYMFNLSDKMKQKDPKAYAAMNNPNVRRALALAIDRKEIVETVSKGVEKAASSIVPPGIKDSKGKDFKDKEYFKLEGNVAEAKKLLAEAGYPNGQGFPQIELMYNKGGNHEEIAKTTQEMWKKNLNIDIKLVSEEWKVFLDKLKSKDYTMARKGWVADYRDPSTFLSLFETNGENNETGYSNPEVDKLFKKASSELDESKRFEAYHKIESIILNDMPVIPIYYYTDVVCINPKVKGVYKSPLGHITFYKAQKEK
- a CDS encoding YerC/YecD family TrpR-related protein translates to MKHFSKLNNEELDLLFEAILSLETKEDCYKFFEDLCTINEMASISQRMQVALMLRERKTYIDIAKATGASTATISRVNRCLNYGSEGYKLVFDKLYGNNK
- a CDS encoding hydroxymyristoyl-ACP dehydratase, translated to MTNINCSEYCKHERNGKCSLTHITLSSSYIGYDSNCAYFHPINTPPNIT
- the pcrA gene encoding DNA helicase PcrA; this translates as MDLDTLNPSQREAVETLNGPLLILAGAGSGKTRVLTYRIAHLIDNGVYPDNILAITFTNKAAKEMKERIEALVDERAKSIWVGTFHSVCVRILRQHIDKLGYDKSFVIYDTSDQEKLVKECLKELNIDEKQFPPKSMLSSIGNLKDNLIDWQSFKRDNMNKFEKKNLVEVYERYQKKLENNNALDFDDIIMKTVKLLMDNEDILSYYHRKFNYILVDEYQDTNGAQYNLIKILASAHKNLCVVGDDDQSIYGWRGADIRNILEFEKDYDNTKIIKLEQNYRCTKRILDAANCVIANNENRKNKKLWTENEIGESIKFFKGNSDREESGFIAETVQTNINEGYSAKDFAILYRTNAMSRIIEESLMNKGIPYKLIGGLKFYDRKEVKDVIAYLRVINNPADSVSLDRIVNVPKRGIGDSSLDKIKEFAASQDVSLYSAMLDIEEISTLTKRASNSIVKFIGIMNTLIMSKETMSVSEIIREILDKTDYIEELRKEQDKDKIDRIQNVEEFYSAAVEFESSDEEDKSLAAFLEKIALVSDQDNINDDSRVTLMTLHTAKGLEFPVVFIAGFEEGVFPHFRAQEDEEEMEEERRLCYVGITRAKKHLYLTCARQRLLFGRTTFNAPSSFVEEIPEDIIQDISPKPRESFNRVYNHEAQAPKVKAANRNIYSKVEMPVMENKKMNTIGKSEIKAGIKIKHKVFGKGLVISTRPSGGDTQITVHFESAGLKNLLLGSAPIEIL